In Defluviitalea raffinosedens, the DNA window TCCATATGACCGGCTCTACATATCCAAACTCTTCAATAGACCGGCGTAGTTTTTCATATTCAGGATCACCCGGCTTTAAGTCCTTCCGCGGGTTATATTTCGAAGGTTTTAATTTTTCTGCTGGTATTTTCAGTATATCCATAAATCTTAACCCTCCAGTTTGACGGCTTTTTCGCCGGTGAAGTCCTCCCAGCGCTTAACAGCCAAATCACAGTAAACAGGGGATAACTCCATCGCATAGCATTTACGCTCAGTCTGTTCAGCCGCAATTATAGTGGTGCCGCTGCCGGAAAACGGTTCAAGCACAATACCGCCTTTGTCGCTGTGCATTTTGATGCATCGCCATGGAAGCTCCACAGGGAACATTGCCGGATGCTCCTTGTTTGCCCGTACAGTTGTCATCTCCCATATGCCAGCATAGCCCCACTTCTTGCGTTCTTCCTTTGTAAGCCGTTTTACAAATTTATAACTATGCCCTGCAAAAGCCGAAAGCCACACATACTCCTGATCGTTATATTCCTCTGCCTCGCCTTTATTGCTAAATGCTGAAATATACTCATACTGCTGAACCGGCTTGTTTGAAACAAGGTGATAGGGGCCTACGCCGAAGTTTTGTCCCTGCTTCTTCCAAATGCGTATCCAGATAGGTCGATAGCCATTGTCCAAAAACATATTCACGCTGTAAACGCTGGTAGGTTCAATAAACTGTGAACCGGTAGCATAGAGATCACCTAAGTTCCAGCAAACAATATCTGCATGCCTGCACAAATTTTTAATCACCGGGCGTACTGTTTCAAACCATGGCTCGATCCCGGCCTTCTCATATTCTTTGCCTACCCCGTAAGGCGGGGAAGTAACTGCCATCTGTGCGTGACTCCCATCCATTAACTTCTCAAAATCTTCATCGCTCGTAGAGTCACCACACATCAAACGGTGATTCCCAAGAAGCCAGATATCACCCCGCTTTGTTATCTGTTCGCGCTGCATGATTTCCTCATGCGCTTGGTCTATGTCAAAGCTGTCCTGCACTGCTTCTTTGGAATACCATCGGTTGAGCAGTTCGTCAATTTCAGAAGCGTCAAACCCTGTGAGCGAAACATCAAAGGCACCTGCGTCCAACTCAGCCATCAGTTCAGCCAGTTTATTCTCGTCCCACTCTCCCTG includes these proteins:
- a CDS encoding site-specific DNA-methyltransferase, which produces MNIQKISVEKLNPAAYNPRKNLKPGDKEYEKLKRSIEEFGYVEPVIWNKKTGNVVGGHQRLKVLLDLGQTEIDCVVVDLDPQREKALNLALNKIQGEWDENKLAELMAELDAGAFDVSLTGFDASEIDELLNRWYSKEAVQDSFDIDQAHEEIMQREQITKRGDIWLLGNHRLMCGDSTSDEDFEKLMDGSHAQMAVTSPPYGVGKEYEKAGIEPWFETVRPVIKNLCRHADIVCWNLGDLYATGSQFIEPTSVYSVNMFLDNGYRPIWIRIWKKQGQNFGVGPYHLVSNKPVQQYEYISAFSNKGEAEEYNDQEYVWLSAFAGHSYKFVKRLTKEERKKWGYAGIWEMTTVRANKEHPAMFPVELPWRCIKMHSDKGGIVLEPFSGSGTTIIAAEQTERKCYAMELSPVYCDLAVKRWEDFTGEKAVKLEG